The following are encoded in a window of Castanea sativa cultivar Marrone di Chiusa Pesio chromosome 9, ASM4071231v1 genomic DNA:
- the LOC142611194 gene encoding geraniol 8-hydroxylase-like — MEAIHVFLFCITLILFFIRPKFLRKSQTKNLPPGPNGLPIIGNLHQLGPRPHETLATMAKEFGPLMTVKFGSITTIVASSAETAKEILHTHDQTFSNRPVPDSITTQPHPEGTLAWIPGDQIWRNRRRICSTQMFTPQRLDYLQHFRHKKVHQLIAYMNKHKGTPVDIGSLAFATTLNLISNTIFSLDTVDPDFETAQEFKELVWRIMMDAGKPNISDNFPNLRWFDLQGVRRHVKGSYVRMYDIFDDIIAKRLKHTETDKTTRHGDFLDVLLDQVQEDGSGFSIETIKPLIMDLFIAGSDTSGSTTEWAMAELLRKPETLQKARDEVLQVIGTQGEIKESDINRLPYIDAVVKETLRLHPAAPLLLPYIAGKDVEVSGYTIYKGSQVVVNAWSIGRDPKYWTNPLSFEPERFVGSKLNYKGRDFEYIPFGAGRRICPGLPLAQRMVSLMLSSMLYSFYWKLPEGITPENLDMTEQYGLTLKMATSLCAVPLVE, encoded by the exons ATGGAAGCAATACATGTCTTCCTATTCTGCATTACTCTCATCTTGTTCTTCATCCGACCCAAATTTCTTCGCAAATCTCAAACCAAAAACCTTCCACCAGGCCCAAATGGCCTCCCCATTATTGGTAACCTTCACCAACTTGGCCCTAGACCCCATGAAACTCTCGCCACAATGGCTAAAGAGTTTGGTCCCTTAATGACTGTCAAATTTGGCTCTATCACCACCATAGTTGCTTCCTCTGCTGAAACCGCCAAAGAAATCCTTCATACCCATGACCAAACCTTTTCTAACCGACCTGTCCCTGACTCAATAACCACTCAACCACACCCAGAAGGCACTCTTGCTTGGATCCCAGGTGACCAAATATGGCGCAACCGTAGACGCATATGTAGCACCCAAATGTTCACTCCTCAACGCCTTGACTATTTACAACACTTTCGTCACAAGAAAGTTCACCAACTCATAGCTTACATGAACAAACATAAGGGTACCCCAGTTGATATTGGGTCCTTGGCTTTTGCTACCACGTTGAATCTTATATCAAACACTATTTTCTCGTTGGATACAGTGGACCCAGATTTTGAAACAGCTCAGGAATTTAAGGAACTTGTTTGGAGGATTATGATGGATGCTGGGAAGCCAAATATTTCGGATAACTTTCCAAATTTGAGGTGGTTTGATTTGCAAGGTGTGAGACGCCATGTTAAAGGTTCCTATGTGAGGATGTATGACATATTTGATGACATCATTGCTAAGCGTCTGAAACACACAGAGACTGATAAGACAACAAGACATGGTGATTTCTTGGATGTGCTCCTTGATCAGGTGCAAGAAGATGGGTCTGGCTTTAGTATTGAGACCATTAAGCCCCTGATTATG GATTTGTTTATCGCCGGAAGTGATACATCTGGATCAACAACAGAGTGGGCGATGGCAGAGCTTCTACGTAAACCAGAAACATTGCAAAAGGCAAGAGATGAAGTTTTGCAAGTGATTGGCACTCAGGGTGAAATTAAAGAATCAGACATTAATAGACTTCCATATATCGATGCAGTTGTGAAAGAGACTTTGCGGCTTCACCCAGCTGCACCACTTCTCTTGCCTTACATAGCTGGAAAAGATGTTGAAGTATCTGGTTACACCATATACAAAGGAAGCCAAGTTGTAGTAAATGCATGGTCTATTGGTAGAGATCCCAAATATTGGACTAACCCTTTGTCATTTGAGCCTGAAAGGTTTGTAGGATCCAAATTAAATTACAAAGGAAGGGATTTTGAGTACATACCATTCGGCGCTGGTAGAAGAATCTGCCCTGGCTTACCACTTGCTCAAAGAATGGTTAGCCTAATGCTGAGTTCAATGTTATATTCATTCTATTGGAAACTTCCCGAGGGAATCACCCCAGAGAACCTTGACATGACTGAGCAATATGGACTCACTTTGAAGATGGCTACTTCTCTTTGTGCTGTTCCTTTGGTTGAGTAA
- the LOC142609512 gene encoding geraniol 8-hydroxylase-like, with amino-acid sequence MEAIHVFLFCITLILFFIRPKFLRKSNTKNLPPGPNGLPIIGNLHQLGPRPHETLSAMAKEFGPLMTLKFGSVTTIVASSAETTKEILHTHDQTFSNRPVPDSVATQPHPEGTLAWVPGNHRWRNRRRICSTQMFTSQRLDLLQHFRHKKVHQLIAHINKYKGTPVDIGSLAFATTLNLISNTIFSVDIVDPDFESAQEFKELVWRIMMDAGKPNVSDYFPMLKRFDLQGVRRHVQVSYKRMHEIFDDIIAERLKHRETDKTTRHGDFLDVLLDQMQEDGSDFSIETIKPLILDLFIAGSDTSGLTTEWAMAELLRKPKTLQKARDEVLQVIGTHGEIKESDIDRLPYIQAIVKETLRLHPPAPLLLPYIAGNDVEVSGYTIYKGNQVLVNAWSIGRNPKYWIDPLSFEPERFVGSNVDFKGRDFEYIPFGAGRRICPGLPLAQRMVILMLGSILHSFNWKLPEGITPENLDMSEQFGITLKKANSLCAVPFVE; translated from the exons ATGGAAGCAATACATGTCTTCCTATTCTGCATTACTCTCATCTTGTTCTTTATCCGACCCAAATTTCTTCGCAAATCCAACACCAAAAACCTCCCACCAGGCCCAAATGGCCTCCCTATCATTGGTAACCTTCACCAACTTGGTCCTAGACCCCATGAAACTCTCTCCGCAATGGCTAAAGAGTTTGGTCCCTTAATGACTCTCAAATTTGGCTCTGTCACCACCATAGTTGCTTCCTCTGCTGAAACCACCAAAGAAATCCTTCACACCCATGACCAAACCTTTTCTAACCGACCTGTCCCTGACTCAGTAGCCACTCAACCACACCCAGAAGGCACTCTTGCTTGGGTCCCCGGTAACCACAGGTGGCGCAACCGTAGACGCATATGTAGCACCCAAATGTTCACTTCTCAACGCCTTGACTTGTTACAACACTTTCGTCACAAGAAAGTGCACCAACTCATAGCTCACATAAACAAATATAAGGGTACCCCAGTTGATATTGGGTCCTTAGCTTTTGCTACCACGTTGAATCTTATATCAAACACTATTTTCTCGGTGGATATAGTGGACCCAGATTTTGAATCAGCTCAGGAATTCAAGGAACTTGTTTGGAGGATTATGATGGATGCTGGGAAGCCTAACGTTTCGGATTACTTTCCGATGCTGAAGAGGTTCGATTTACAAGGTGTGAGACGCCATGTTCAGGTTTCCTATAAGAGGATGCATGAGATATTTGATGACATCATTGCTGAGCGTCTGAAACACAGAGAGACTGATAAGACAACAAGACATGGTGATTTCTTGGATGTGCTTCTTGATCAGATGCAAGAAGATGGGTCTGACTTTAGTATTGAGACCATCAAGCCCCTGATTCTG GATTTGTTTATCGCCGGTAGTGATACATCTGGATTGACTACGGAATGGGCAATGGCAGAGCTTCTACGTAAGCCTAAAACATTGCAAAAGGCAAGAGATGAAGTTTTGCAAGTGATTGGTACTCACGGTGAAATCAAAGAATCAGACATTGATAGACTTCCATATATCCAAGCAATTGTGAAAGAGACATTGCGGCTTCACCCACCTGCACCACTTCTCTTGCCTTACATAGCTGGAAACGATGTTGAAGTGTCTGGTTACACCATATACAAAGGAAACCAAGTTCTAGTAAATGCATGGTCTATTGGTAGAAATCCCAAATATTGGATTGACCCTTTGTCATTTGAGCCTGAAAGGTTTGTAGGATCCAACGTAGATTTCAAAGGAAGGGATTTTGAGTACATTCCATTTGGTGCTGGTAGAAGAATTTGCCCTGGCTTACCACTTGCTCAAAGAATGGTTATCCTAATGCTGGGTTCAATTTTGCATTCATTCAATTGGAAACTTCCCGAGGGAATCACCCCAGAGAACCTTGACATGTCTGAGCAATTTGGAATCACTTTGAAGAAGGCTAATTCTCTTTGTGCCGTTCCTTTTGTGGAGTAA